From a region of the Phaeodactylum tricornutum CCAP 1055/1 chromosome 4, whole genome shotgun sequence genome:
- a CDS encoding predicted protein: MTSRLVSRNGSVSSSSHNRASSSLCCNRCRKSLTTTVFVCTCDCVFCEECTYDHFNSSSSCPNCRKTLGADDFMELCVADPSSATQETTKNTFQNILTKFSGGSKNLSHQEMCSRLLKNLDNDRRAVRFLLKQFVFDCTNQESKTGSMGRAFEQLKQEFTQLKQQSSSQRIQYEQTVADLQHRVQALTGTVQEQQKKLEGKENQIAQFRQLYATDGMSRLPSSSHSTGSGKRGRSSEHALSSSQGLRNTEQQPLMHNFAMQKQARERVKEQERRTRAPPFASTAAPESLITPIQLPHRPYSSMSALGPPSTPRIRDLSSSSGYVFTSSRGGSGNGHHDASQRHRSSMSPSNAFVYNKSGASSQYRPRSGSQQEYSRHGTGGVFPIRR; encoded by the exons ATGACGAGCCGTCTTGTGAGCCGTAACGGAAGCGTCTCTTCCTCCTCGCACAATCGAGCTTCCTCTAGCCTTTGCTGCAATCGCTGTCGCAAGAGCTTGACAACAACGGTCTTCGTATGCACTTGTGACTGTGTTTTCTGTGAAG AATGCACATATGATCACTTCAATAGTAGCTCCAGCTGCCCCAACTGTCGCAAGACCTTGGGAGCTGACGACTTTATGGAGCTTTGCGTGGCGGATCCATCGTCCGCAACACAAGAAACTACAAAGAATACCTTTCAAAACATCCTTACCAAGTTTTCCGGTGGGTCCAAGAACCTTAGTCATCAAGAAATGTGCTCTCGCTTGCTCAAGAACCTCGACAATGATCGTCGAGCGGTGCGCTTCCTCTTGAAGCAGTTCGTGTTTGACTGCACGAATCAAGAATCCAAAACGGGTAGCATGGGTCGTGCCTTTGAACAGCTGAAGCAGGAATTTACCCAGCTCAAGCAGCAGTCTAGTAGTCAGCGGATTCAGTATGAACAGACGGTTGCCGACTTACAGCATAGGGTCCAAGCTCTCACAGGCACCGtgcaagagcagcaaaagaaactggaaggaaaagaaaaccAGATCGCACAATTTCGTCAACTTTACGCTACCGACGGTATGTCACGATTGCCGTCATCTTCTCATTCAACGGGGAGTGGTAAGCGCGGTCGGAGTTCGGAGCATGCTCTCTCAAGTAGTCAAGGGCTTCGAAACACAGAGCAGCAGCCTCTTATGCACAATTTTGCTATGCAAAAGCAAGCGCGCGAACGTGTCAAAGAACAAGAGCGGCGCACACGTGCTCCTCCTTTTGCAAGCACAGCTGCTCCTGAATCCCTTATTACTCCTATTCAGCTTCCGCACCGTCCCTACTCATCTATGTCGGCCTTGGGACCGCCGTCGACTCCTCGAATCCGCGATCTCTCGAGTTCTTCTGGATACGTTTTTACCAGTAGTCGCGGAGGTAGCGGTAATGGACACCACGACGCCAGCCAACGTCACCGATCCTCGATGTCGCCATCGAACGCCTTCGTCTATAACAAGAGCGGTGCTAGTAGTCAGTACCGACCTAGAAGTGGCAGTCAGCAAGAGTACTCTCGCCATGGAACCGGTGGTGTCTTCCCTATACGTCGATGA
- a CDS encoding predicted protein: MNSKRQRRQTAGTLLSNLLKTNKPSTAQPRPEIQIPPRGIGPVYEPNRNDVLCGRGGRINAHAGNVQFRELVLARKVEYLHKNTKKLEKAHIAADVVHSIRCMDPGGRFLKEDADGTWYDIGDAKAIKKVGQALREDAPEVREVLEETEEKAPVTVSTTNGTGHTAVGIAQAENTRTATTHSPGSTVPVRGGARAGVSPPRPQQTLSNGNSTRNDPHRPIAVQALDSAASQYPRQIMPPPALVTSGPNSQNRLNLGLRGMMPKTAASSAATAAIVQDSDVAFGRTFHPADSGGSSMISGLSGPTNISGMSGISALTDPISALSSGTATGHGTGNTHASHEALRTSQLLAMRQQWAAQRAASTGTDVSKFRDSTGLGNSLNQPLHSASDLLASDSMSWAENSLTGGGIRDSASHVSGMSLAAYSAALQQDQVQQHFESLLPTSEGRVGGGGASTGSSSKDTTSSKSTNRMGTSGTYHPHQLHQPRVSSSGVSIASMSVASNAGMESLPSVEAGSVMSDISESLLALELAETNMLGDFEGME; encoded by the exons ATG AATTCCAAACGCCAGCGCCGGCAAACGGCGGGGACCTTGCTTTCCAATTTGCTCAAAACCAACAAACCATCGACCGCGCAACCACGGCCGGAAATACAAATCCCACCCCGGGGTATTGGTCCAGTCTACGAACCCAATCGCAACGATGTCTTGTGCGGCCGTGGGGGACGGATCAATGCGCATGCCGGGAACGTACAGTTTCGTGAACTCGTACTAGCCCGCAAGGTCGAGTACCTGCACAAGAATACcaaaaaattggaaaaggcGCACATTGCCGCCGACGTCGTGCACTCCATTCGATGCATGGATCCGGGAGGCCGCTTTCTGAAAGAGGACGCGGACGGAACGTGGTACGATATCGGGGACGCCAAGGCCATCAAGAAAGTGGGACAAGCCTTGCGGGAAGACGCTCCCGAAGTACGAGAAGTTCTGGAGGAAACTGAGGAAAAGGCTCCCGTCACCGTCTCAACGACTAACGGTACCGGCCATACTGCCGTGGGCATAGCCCAGGCCGAAAATACCAGGACGGCCACGACTCACAGTCCCGGTAGTACCGTGCCGGTTCGAGGAGGTGCCAGGGCCGGGGTGAGCCCGCCTCGGCCACAACAAACACTCTCGAACGGGAACAGCACGAGGAATGATCCCCATCGACCAATTGCTGTTCAGGCACTTGATTCCGCCGCCTCGCAATATCCTCGACAGATCATGCCACCACCGGCGCTGGTCACCAGTGGTCCTAACTCGCAAAATCGATTGAATCTAGGTTTGCGTGGAATGATGCCCAAGACGGCCGCTTCTTCGGCTGCAACTGCCGCTATTGTCCAAGACTCGGACGTTGCCTTTGGGCGTACTTTCCATCCCGCCGACTCCGGTGGCAGCAGCATGATCTCGGGACTTTCGGGACCCACGAATATATCCGGCATGTCGGGCATTTCTGCCTTGACCGACCCAATTAGCGCCTTATCGTCCGGTACCGCTACGGGACACGGGACCGGCAACACTCACGCGTCACACGAAGCCTTGCGGACGTCGCAACTGCTGGCCATGCGGCAGCAGTGGGCCGCGCAGCGTGCGGCCAGCACCGGTACGGATGTTTCGAAATTTCGCGATTCGACTGGTTTGGGAAATTCGCTCAATCAGCCGCTGCATTCGGCGTCGGACCTGCTCGCTTCGGACAGCATGAGTTGGGCGGAAAACTCATTGACGGGTGGTGGCATTCGGGATAGTGCTTCCCACGTTTCGGGTATGAGTTTAGCGGCCTATTCGGCCGCTTTGCAACAAGATCAGGTTCAGCAGCACTTCGAATCGCTATTGCCTACGTCGGAAGGACGCGTGGGTGGTGGCGGGGCCTCGACCGGTAGTTCTAGCAAAGACACTACGAGCAGTAAATCGACCAATCGCATGGGAACTTCGGGAACCTACCACCCCCACCAACTACACCAGCCACGAGTATCTTCGAGTGGTGTATCGATTGCGAGTATGAGCGTGGCGTCCAACGCAGGAATGGAATCATTGCCATCGGTGGAAGCTGGTAGCGTCATGTCCGATATTTCGGAAAGTTTGTTGGCTCTGGAGTTGGCCGAAACAAATATGTTGGGGGACTTTGAGGGGATGGAATAG
- a CDS encoding predicted protein, producing the protein MMMSKPEPQAAAKKKSAGDAVADLERRLAQLDVTEAPPVSTSTASVTSTLDDPPAFAAPPSVDEAVPVKGGKNALLARIMAAQERAKQAQSTVKAPPPPPPEDLLDLSDDVPAPPPSFQSYEQTAVAAPTRSPPAPSYNWDPHAPTPTTTSTTSAPPTWIPDTSAPSAPALEDLLALEPATHSTNVGTDDHNAYFLDMQPVAPPSQGHAAEPSVEEVLAALEGLTEEEKQALLAEQAKIMASIEHSQTSAAAAKADAFESRSFSTAVQSVHRRPQQQQQQQQPTNAAHRSVTIDGQSVALHGQEQTRAAIQDGTAVLVQCLSCQNMMQVTKAAALMFCPVCQVVSPVEHLDGMDAAQAAQLQADMELAEQLQKEEYKEAAADRQERTSRPTSTPDKKKDQSWGEWLGLSATAGTTSSTSSPERPMSFAQKPTERGAIGVARPPGAVAETGTAQYGSRSYDDDVWASPGGGGARVAETKPLFNCVADSVYSAASTFTTAMHATTLSEDDEGNVHGVDSSSLLAMPGVSRESNYKQMDGN; encoded by the exons ATGATGATGTCCAAGCCGGAACCGCAAGCCGCGGCAAAAAAGAAATCGGCAGGCGATGCCGTTGCGGATTTGGAACGCCGCCTCGCCCAATTGGACGTTACGGAAGCTCCACCCGTTAGTACCAGTACTGCTAGTGTCACGAGTACGTTGGATGATCCTCCGGCCTTTGCGGCACCGccgtcggtggacgaagccgtTCCCGTCAAGGGGGGCAAGAATGCTCTTTTG GCTCGCATCATGGCGGCACAAGAACGCGCAAAACAGGCTCAATCCACGGTGAAAGCGCCGCCGCCTCCTCCCCCAGAGGATTTGCTCGACCTCTCGGACGACGTTCCGGCTCCCCCACCGTCCTTTCAATCGTACGAACAAACCGCCGTTGCCGCACCGACGCGGTCACCGCCAGCCCCGTCTTACAATTGGGATCCCCACGCACCAACCCCCACCACCACTAGTACGACTTCCGCTCCACCCACGTGGATTCCCGACACCTCCGCGCCTTCGGCTCCAGCCTTGGAAGATCTGTTGGCCTTGGAACCCGCTACGCATTCGACAAACGTGGGGACGGACGATCACAATGCCTACTTTCTCGATATGCAACCCGTCGCCCCACCGTCCCAAGGTCACGCCGCGGAACCTTCGGTGGAAGAAGTCTTGGCGGCGCTCGAAGGTctcacggaagaagaaaaacaagcCCTCCTGGCCGAACAGGCCAAGATCATGGCGTCGATTGAGCATTCCCAAACATCCGCGGCGGCTGCCAAGGCTGACGCCTTTGAGAGTCGCAGTTTTTCCACGGCCGTTCAGAGCGTACACCGTCGcccgcaacaacaacaacaacaacaacagccaaCAAACGCCGCTCACCGCTCGGTTACCATTGACGGGCAGAGCGTTGCACTGCACGGACAGGAACAGACCCGGGCCGCTATTCAGGACGGCACCGCCGTACTCGTACAGTGTCTTTCTTGCCAAAACATGATGCAAGTGACCAAGGCTGCTGCACTCATGTTCTGTCCCGTCTGTCAGGTAGTCTCGCCCGTAGAGCACCTGGATGGTATGGACGCCGCCCAAGCCGCACAGCTGCAGGCCGACATGGAATTGGCCGAGCAATTGCAAAAGGAGGAATACAAGGAAGCCGCGGCGGATCGACAAGAGCGGACTTCGCGACCAACGTCCACGccggacaagaaaaaggatcAATCCTGGGGTGAGTGGTTGGGTTTGAGTGCCACGGCCGGTACCACCAGCTCCACGTCTTCACCGGAACGTCCCATGTCGTTCGCGCAAAAACCAACCGAACGGGGTGCCATTGGAGTCGCGCGTCCCCCCGGTGCCGTCGCCGAAACCGGGACGGCCCAGTACGGATCCCGCTCGTACGATGATGACGTTTGGGCGTCGCCGGGTGGCGGCGGTGCCCGGGTAGCGGAAACGAAACCCTTGTTCAACTGCGTCGCCGATTCGGTCTACTCGGCTGCGTCGACCTTCACCACGGCCATGCACGCCACCACGCTgtccgaagacgacgaaggcAACGTCCACGGCGTTgactcgtcgtcgctctTGGCCATGCCCGGTGTTTCGCGGGAATCGAATTACAAACAGATGGATGGAAACTAA
- a CDS encoding predicted protein: MNKLGVSIRLNKLLAHQGWCSRREANRFIEQGLVKVNGVVSRDARVAPTDTVELLPQAVTVQAQQKTILVHKPVGYVSSQPETDSIPQEQASSRRLFHPRTQLGWATAGRLDINSTGLLVLTQSGRVAKTLIGPDVRVDKEYLVRVRPSPFFDRNQSTAAVLERLRDGIRDAGELLHAVSVERVNTDQLRFVLHEGKHRHIRRMCRAVGLEVDGLKRVRIGEIVLGNLPVGQWRYLAPHESFVPTVESIGPQ; the protein is encoded by the exons ATGAACAAACTCGGCGTGAGCATTCGTTTGAATAAGCTACTCGCGCACCAGGGTTGGTGCAGTCGTCGGGAGGCCAACCGTTTCATCGAACAGGGACTCGTCAAGGTCAACGGTGTAGTATCCAGGGACGCCCGAGTAGCTCCTACGGACACGGTAGAACTCTTACCACAAGCCGTCACCGTGCAGGCCCAACAAAAGACGATCCTCGTACACAAGCCTGTCGGTTACGTCTCGTCCCAACCCGAAACCGACTCCATCCCC CAGGAACAAGCATCCTCCCGCCGACTCTTTCATCCGCGAACGCAATTGGGTTGGGCCACGGCGGGACGTCTCGACATTAACAGCACCGGACTCCTCGTATTGACGCAATCCGGACGCGTCGCCAAGACACTCATTGGACCAGACGTGCGCGTCGACAAGGAATACCTGGTCCGTGTCCGACCCTCGCCTTTCTTTGATCGGAACCAATCCACCGCGGCCGTCCTGGAGCGACTGCGCGACGGCATCCGCGACGCGGGCGAACTATTGCACGCCGTGTCGGTGGAACGAGTCAACACCGATCAACTCCGCTTTGTCCTACACGAAGGGAAACATCGACACATTCGACGCATGTGTCGGGCGGTGGGTTTGGAAGTGGATGGCTTGAAACGGGTACGCATTGGAGAGATTGTACTGGGAAACTTGCCGGTTGGGCAGTGGCGCTATCTCGCACCGCACGAATCCTTCGTGCCGACTGTGGAATCGATCGGGCCACAGTGA
- a CDS encoding predicted protein, with protein MGPKGCRIGSRMRIVAVDAHKGVAARAPTRSTLFESVGTSLVGIPSSPPFFPNTPTKCVGVAGPPPRVKFPGTLERLRTRLMSVLPLPPPLAKRIIPYPGGGWLATNVESCQTETVSLKSPDTGASVSGRMNLTLDYEEVPFDEEPVAQVRLFKASTSFVGQKAPAKRTASQVPLCCTVPQEVTVGNSLVSNTSVRQKNVRTKTRNKTLDVKERDEFSTHWAYSPYPCPPPVYNSSPHGILPLPPMFPTQSLVNDATTFRMPHIESVGPPQLKIYKCRLPSALIPLLQRLIAHSEAFCRTQPHGWRTHLYTLTKQDVALSAVPGGLDLAAPVTACILEHIRVLYHVPAIRMDRNQPHVLKYVSGGDAACRGVGLHYDRCDVTANLLLAHAFRGGGTFFPAALTTVHLQPGEFLLHPGSLIHQGLDVTAGTRYLMVMFCHVGKAPPQSNRKPKAVQT; from the exons ATGGGACCGAAAGGTTGTAGGATTGGGAGTCGGATGCGAATTGTGGCCGTGGACGCGCACAAGGGCGTCGCCGCTCGCGC GCCGACGCGGTCCACACTGTTCGAATCGGTTGGGACGAGTCTTGTTGGAATTCCTTCGTCTCCCCCTTTTTTTCCAAACACACCAACCAAATGTGTGGGAGTCGCGGGACCTCCTCCGCGAGTAAAATTTCCGGGGACATTGGAGCGACTCCGTACACGACTGATGAGTGTACTGCCACTCCCTCCCCCTCTCGCCAAGAGGATCATCCCGTATCCGGGGGGTGGATGGTTGGCGACGAACGTTGAATCATGCCAAACCGAAACGGTTTCCCTCAAAAGTCCAGACACGGGAGCGAGTGTGAGTGGGCG TATGAATCTTACACTGGACTACGAAGAGGTTCCCTTTGATGAAGAGCCGGTTGCGCAGGTACGGTTGTTCAAAGCTTCCACGTCTTTTGTCGGCCAGAAGGCTCCCGCCAAGAGGACCGCGTCGCAAGTGCCACTGTGTTGTACCGTACCCCAGGAGGTCACCGTGGGGAATTCGCTTGTGAGCAACACAAGCGTTCGCCAAAAAAACGTACGGACCAAGACTCGCAATAAGACACTCGATGTAAAGGAACGGGACGAATTCTCCACCCACTGGGCCTACTCTCCCTATCCATGTCCACCACCGGTGTACAATTCCTCGCCCCACGGTATACTTCCGCTCCCACCAATGTTTCCGACACAATCCCTGGTGAACGACGCCACTACCTTTAGGATGCCCCACATAGAATCCGTTGGCCCACCACAACTCAAAATCTACAAGTGCCGTCTTCCGTCCGCGTTGATACCCTTGTTACAGCGTTTAATTGCACATTCCGAGGCCTTTTGTCGAACGCAGCCTCACGGGTGGCGGACCCATCTCTACACCCTCACCAAGCAAGATGTGGCTCTCTCAGCCGTCCCCGGGGGTTTAGACCTCGCAGCTCCCGTTACCGCCTGCATTCTCGAGCACATACGGGTTTTGTATCACGTGCCGGCAATCCGTATGGATCGCAACCAACCGCACGTCCTCAAATACGTCTCCGGCGGTGATGCCGCTTGCCGGGGGGTCGGACTCCACTACGATCGATGCGATGTGACGGCCAACCTTTTGTTAGCGCACGCCTTTCGAGGAGGGGGTACCTTTTTCCCCGCCGCGTTGACAACGGTTCATTTGCAACCCGGGGAATTCCTGCTGCACCCGGGATCACTGATACATCAGGGGCTGGACGTGACGGCCGGTACACGCTATCTAATGGTCATGTTTTGTCACGTGGGCAAGGCACCGCCGCAGAGCAATCGCAAGCCAAAAGCTGTCCAAACGTGA
- a CDS encoding predicted protein: VVFAAALVFFMQAGFAMLCAGAVRAKNVQNTMLKNLLDACGAAIAFFTVGYAFAFGGTDFPTDTDTDTGNNQTTFIGTSNFFLVNVDDYSFWLFQYAFSAASATIVAGTLAERCQMAAYLGYSALLTGWVYPIVAHAVWNVHGFLSAHAVEPLWGVGMVDFAGSGVVHVTGGVTALFATIILGPRRGRFHDQDGQRLIRPRIFPGHSFALQMLGTLILWFGWYGFNIGAALLLDVPSSDNIAALAAVNTTLSGGTAGIVALFFNLWYLDKRTGEAYFDLKFAMNGCLCGLVAITGGCGVVEPWAAVVIGFVAGLLYNIGSRGLIYLRLDDAVDAIPVHLCNGSWGLVAVGLFASPSRLLVIYGHSDHPGWFYSLRDGESDFRLLASQLVGLIFIVFWVMFNMLPFFVWLNYRGWFRSDPLEELVGLDLSYHGGL; this comes from the coding sequence GTCGTGTTTGCGGCTGCCTTGGTTTTTTTCATGCAAGCCGGCTTTGCCATGCTGTGCGCTGGAGCCGTTAGGGCCAAGAATGTTCAAAACACCATGCTCAAGAATCTTTTGGATGCTTGTGGTGCCGCCATTGCGTTCTTTACTGTAGGCTACGCCTTTGCCTTTGGCGGTACGGACTTTCCCACCGACACCGACACCGACACCGGCAACAACCAAACAACATTCATTGGCACAtcgaactttttcttggTGAATGTGGACGATTATTCCTTTTGGCTGTTTCAATACGCATTTTCCGCCGCGTCCGCAACCATTGTTGCTGGAACACTGGCTGAACGGTGTCAAATGGCCGCCTACCTGGGATATTCCGCTTTGTTAACGGGATGGGTGTACCCCATTGTCGCTCACGCTGTATGGAACGTCCACGGCTTCCTATCGGCTCATGCGGTAGAACCTTTGTGGGGGGTTGGAATGGTAGATTTTGCCGGTTCTGGGGTCGTTCACGTTACGGGAGGTGTGACAGCGCTCTTCGCGACAATAATTCTGGGTCCCCGCCGTGGACGCTTTCACGACCAAGATGGCCAAAGATTGATAAGGCCGCGAATATTTCCTGGACACTCCTTTGCTCTGCAAATGCTTGGAACCCTTATCTTATGGTTTGGCTGGTACGGATTCAATATTGGCGCTGCTCTGCTGCTGGACGTGCCTAGTTCAGACAATATTGCAGCTCTGGCTGCGGTGAATACGACCTTGTCGGGCGGGACGGCTGGCATCGttgctctctttttcaatttgTGGTATCTGGACAAAAGAACTGGCGAAGCCTATTTTGACTTGAAATTTGCCATGAATGGGTGCCTCTGCGGTCTCGTGGCCATCACTGGAGGCTGTGGTGTGGTCGAACCCTGGGCTGCCGTTGTGATTGGCTTTGTCGCCGGTTTGTTGTACAACATCGGAAGTCGCGGACTTATATATTTGCGTTTGGATGATGCCGTGGATGCCATTCCGGTACATTTGTGCAACGGCTCGTGGGGTCTCGTAGCAGTAGGGCTGTTTGCCTCCCCCTCCCGGCTACTAGTTATTTACGGACATAGCGATCATCCAGGATGGTTTTACTCATTACGAGATGGCGAATCCGATTTCCGGTTACTGGCTTCCCAGTTGGTGGGCCTTATTTTCATTGTCTTCTGGGTCATGTTCAACATGCTGCCTTTTTTCGTTTGGTTAAACTACCGTGGCTGGTTTCGGTCCGATCCGTTGGAAGAGTTGGTGGGTCTCGACCTGAGCTATCACGGCGGTTTA
- a CDS encoding predicted protein, translated as MTTSPARCTLLLVVFAIVTAGVVSDSPLSTDALRSNASLTVTTKSHASFMEALSTYSAPAYDVKELRGGKINMISLQFAITSGILLAFNSGYINGCCLKGTLLNTKQAVAAVTGAYTTSALGLASGNTDQFRTQLTVLASYIGGSTIAGILNPIPVPFQMSSSNGLAFLVASALLWSSSSLAQKGSANILVFCLAATANGIQNSVTSAHTSNLIRTAHFSGISSDIGTFLGQVLRGNRQNLHKLKIFLALAVSFWSGGFLSFFVSDRLGATCLVPSAVLYTTIGLGLILLG; from the coding sequence ATGACAACATCCCCTGCTCGGTGCACATtgcttttggttgttttTGCGATCGTCACAGCCGGCGTCGTCAGTGATTCCCCACTTAGCACTGATGCCCTCCGTAGCAATGCTTCCCTGACAGTCACAACGAAATCGCACGCTAGCTTTATGGAAGCCCTGTCGACTTACAGTGCTCCCGCATATGACGTGAAAGAGCTGCGTGGCGGGAAAATCAATATGATCAGCCTTCAGTTTGCTATTACTTCTGGGATTCTTCTCGCTTTTAACAGCGGATACATCAATGGCTGCTGTTTGAAAGGAACTCTCCTCAATACGAAGCAAGCTGTCGCCGCTGTTACAGGAGCGTATACGACGTCAGCTTTGGGTCTTGCTAGCGGTAACACCGATCAATTCCGTACTCAGCTTACCGTGCTAGCGAGCTACATTGGAGGATCGACCATTGCTGGAATATTGAATCCTATTCCTGTTCCCTTTCAGATGTCTTCTTCGAATGGGCTTGCGTTTTTGGTGGCCTCTGCTTTGCTCTGGAGTTCGAGTAGCTTGGCGCAAAAGGGATCCGCAAATATTCTGGTCTTCTGCTTGGCAGCGACTGCCAACGGAATACAAAACAGCGTGACTTCCGCGCACACGTCCAACTTGATCCGAACGGCACACTTTTCTGGAATAAGTTCAGATATTGGAACCTTTCTGGGTCAGGTGCTACGCGGTAACCGTCAAAATCTACACAAGCTGAAAATATTTTTGGCTTTAGCCGTGTCATTCTGGTCGGGTGGCTTTCTCTCCTTTTTCGTGTCGGATCGTCTAGGAGCCACATGCCTTGTACCAAGCGCCGTACTATACACAACAATTGGATTAGGTTTAATCTTATTGGGTTAA